In the Melospiza melodia melodia isolate bMelMel2 chromosome 17, bMelMel2.pri, whole genome shotgun sequence genome, one interval contains:
- the LOC134425995 gene encoding collagen, type I, alpha 1a-like: MINVPSGPFVSRAEDARARAWLRPYEHTEKRKGKKRDRRSPRSEGPPRGGGARAPDRLPPRGETPTSHAVLRRRPRRPGSARPPRGGPRGARRARGGHGGPPALAFTGRRAHTHTRLGPHAAGGAAVGPRTRRLPFGPLHRGARGAPPRRRAAGSLSSTAASPRSRRHATTAVPPARLPARRDRSRRAGQRPGGRAPPPAPEADATETRAGVASARGLPDGRPRRRRGRTPGAPAAASHRRGPLPRHAPGGRRTALSRGATPALLVFTRRPGGGSAPAAARTPSYGPHAAGKGDGGRDVQGPGRDRRRRRRAPSGRPSPLGGTPVERRRRRSARGRPRSRASADGGPAGRSPPGRAGDRAGRGTAGGRRRRCVRGGKAAEGRGAGRAGRGAARARHRGKRAEERARRAPAAATPRPRKGRERALSAGVARYDEASGSAPAADRAPRPLRRGRAAERGGQGAPPRRGAVTPARACGRDDDDDDHDGGSAAGGRGHHRRGSAGVAAPHPSVAPHRRPATTAAAAAAAAGTAAATAGRAEPPESLNRRPARRPPFGTPAAAFGDAEGETWGGTAEARSASVHRRGRARRLPPPPPRPSRGPGFPSVARRCAREDRRGSGRPAGAGTRPDRRARRARAARARPEARPGTPGGLGPRPREGHRSARERELRRRGKAPLPGAGRAGGAASSEPRRRPRHPLPRHFHIGRRRVPRPDGRPSLDGRSSEGRDGRASGRGRAEHPSLPAPGRLSRALRGEPASGELGPPPAGRPHATPGDRRSAAPAAVGGRLGAGRGPAPRRGRTGGRPARGGGEEEEEEEEEEESRRDGGPARRASRPGRDARCSAGSAPPARTVTGARGAPGRAERPPPPSARSSLSPEIPPRPEGSARLRHSLSGAAARGLDGKGVWPPRCRPRPAGRGGRAFERSGRASDAARAAGRTARQRGRRRAPPKLDADRSGVA, from the exons ATGatcaatgt GCCGAGCGGCCCCTTTGTCTCTCGCGCCGAGGACGCGCGGGCGCGCGCCTGGCTTCGACCGTACGAGCACACAGAGAaacggaaggggaaaaaaagagatcggAGAAGCCCACGCTCCGAAGGACCGCCAAGAGGCGGGGGAGCCCGCGCCCCCGACCGCCTCCCCCCGCGAGGGGAGACGCCGACCTCACATGCCGTCCTTCGGAGGCGGCCCAGGCGCCCGGGCTCGGCCCGGCCTCCGCGCGGAGGGCCACGCGGCGCGCGCCGGGCACGCGGGGGGCACGGCGGCCCGCCCGCTCTCGCTTTCACGGGAcgacgcgcacacacacacacacggctcgGGCCACACGCGGCCGGGGGCGCGGCCGTCGGCCCCCGCACACGCCGGCTCCCCTTCGGCCCCCTTCACCGCGGGGCTCGCggcgcgccgccgcgccgccgcgcgGCCGGCTCTCTCTCTTCCACGGCGGCCTCACCCCGCTCGAGACGGCACGCGACGACGGCCGTGCCGCCGGCGCGCCTTCCCGCCCGGCGGGACCGCTCCCGCCGGGCGGGCCAGCGTCCGGGCGGACGcgctccgccgccggccccggaggCGGACGCCACCGAGACCCGAGCCGGCGTCGCCAGCGCCCGAGGCCTGCCGGACGGCAGGCCCCGCCGTCGCCGGGGCCGCACTCCCGGGGCCCCCGCCGCCGCGTCGCACCGCCGGGGCCCCTTGCCTCGGCACGCGCCCGGCGGAAGGCGTACGGCGCTGAGCCGGGGGGCAACGCCCGCTCTCCTCGTTTTCACGCGGAGACCGGGCGGGGGAAGCGCCCCCGCGGCCGCCCGCACGCCTTCCTACGGCCCACACGCGGCCGGGAAGGGCGACGGAGGACGCGACGTGCAGGGCCCGGGACGGGACCGCCGCCGGCGACGGCGGGCGCCCTCCGGCCGACCGTCCCCGCTGGGGGGGACACCCGtcgagcggcgccgccgccgctcggcacGGGGTCGCCCACGCTCGCGGGCCTCCGCCGACGGAGGGCCCGCCGGACGCTCgccccccgggcgggcgggcgatCGAGCCGGGCGGGGGACGGCCGGCGGACGGCGCCGCCGGTGCGTTCGAGGAGGAAAGGCCGCCGAGGGGAGAGGGGCCGGACGCGCGGGACGCGGCGCCGCGCGCGCGAGACACCGCGGCAAGCGGGCCGAGGAGAGAGCGCGGCGGGCCCCGGCGGCCGCAACCCCGCGGCCGAGGAAAGGCAGAGAGCGGGCGCTCTCTGCCGGCGTCGCCCGTTACGACGAGGCGAGCGGGTCGGCCCCCGCGGCCGACCGCGCGCCGCGGCCTCTCCGCCGAGGCCGGGCCGCGGAGAGGGGGGGGCAGGGCGCCCCTCCCCGGCGCGGCGCGGTTACCCCCGCGCGCGCGTGCGGCagggacgacgacgacgacgaccacGACGGAGGGAGCGCGGCCGGCGGCCGCGGACACCACCGCAGGGGCTCGGCGGGAGTAGCTGCTCCCCACCCCTCAGTGGCGCCGCACCGCCGCCCGGCgacaaccgccgccgccgccgccgccgccgccggcaccgccgccgccacGGCGGGCCGCGCCGAGCCGCCCGAGTCTTTAAACCGCCGCCCGGCTCGCCGGCCCCCTTTCGGCACCCCCGCAGCGGCGTTTGGCGACGCCGAGGGGGAAACCTGGGGGGGAACCGCCGAGGCGCGGAGCGCTAG CGTCCACCGGCGGGGGCGCGCCCGCCGTCTGCCGCCACCACCGCCGCGTCCTTCTCGGGGCCCGGGGTTTCCCTCAGTAGCCCGGCGCTGCGCCCGAGAGGACCGCCGCGGCTcgggccgccccgccggcgcgGGGACGCGGCCCGACCGCCGAGCGCGCCGCGCCCGCGCTGCGCGCGCGCGCCCCGAAGCGCGGCCCGGAACGCCCGGAGGGCTCGGCCCTCGGCCGCGCGAGGGGCACCGCTCGGCCCGAGAGCGGGAGCTCCGCCGGCGCGGCAAAGCCCCGCTCCCCGGTGCGGGAAGGGCCGGAGGAGCCGCCTCCTCCGAGCCCCGAAGGCGCCCCCGCCACCCGCTCCCTCGCCATTTCCACATCGGCCGCCGACGGGTGCCACGGCCGGACGGCCGGCCGTCGCTCGACGGGCGAAGCAGCGAGGGGAGGGACGGGCGCGCCTCCGGGAGGGGCCGTGCCGAGCACCCCTCCCTCCCGGCACCCGGGCGGCTTTCTCGCGCGCTCCGAGGAGAGCCGGCCTCGGGAGAACTCGGGCCGCCGCCAGCGGGGCGCCCGCACGCGACACCCGGCGACCGGCGTTCGGCGGCGCCGGCCGCCGTgggcgggaggctcggggccggccgcggccccgctccccggcggGGACGGACCGGCGGCAGACCGGCGCGAggcgggggggaggaggaggaggaggaggaggaggaggaggaaagccgcCGCGACGGCGGCCCGGCGCGCCGCGCTTCGAGGCCCGGCCGCGACGCGCGGTGTAGCGCGGGGTCAGCCCCGCCCGCGCGCACGGTGACGGGCGCGCGCGGCGCGCCTGGCCGCGCCGAGCGGCCCCCCCCCCCCTCGGCTCGCTCTTCTCTCTCCCCCGAAATCCCCCCCCGCCCGGAGGGTTCCGCGCGCCTCCGTCACTctctctctggggctgcggcgcgcgGCCTCGACGGGAAGGGCGTGTGGCCTCCCCGGTGCCGACCGAGGCCGGCGGGCCGGGGGGGCCGAGCGTTCGAACGGAGCGGGCGTGCGAGCGACGCCGCGCGCGCGGCCGGCCGGACGGCCCGGCAACGCGGCAGGCGCCGAGCCCCACCG AAGTTGGACGCCGACCGCTCGGGGGTCGCGTAA